The following are from one region of the Anaeropeptidivorans aminofermentans genome:
- the recD2 gene encoding SF1B family DNA helicase RecD2, which produces MDNNTRLEGEVDSLIYQNEDNGYCVFSVINQEDGDEIVCTANISSISPGETVVLLGSYVNHPSYGRQFNVQSFETSVPVTLQGMQKYLGSGAIKGIGERMAERIISKFGEESFDIIESHPERLSEIKGISLKRAQEISSLFHEKANERMIMAFLQSYGVSPSLSTKIYKKYGPKTAEIVKRNPYRLSEEIPGIGFKTVDTIAGKLGVDFASVYRIKSGISYCLSLGALNGHTYLPKDELLSLSCELLGVPRESAENALIEMQVEKSIIQANLSDGIGVFLNSFFYAENYVAKKLLEISSHGIEKPENVFDEIEELEETLGITLARNQKYAVSEAMTGGVLVITGGPGTGKTTTLNAIIALLKKRGLEIELCAPTGRAAKRMSEATGEPAKTIHRLLEVKFLSDDSRRQNFERNEDNPIEADVVIIDESSMVDIMLMFSLLRALDPATSLILVGDADQLPSVGPGNVLKDIIASGSIKTIRLDEIFRQAQKSHIVMNAHRINKGEYPVLNADDSDFFLVRRNTMPEVEFTIIDLIKKRLPNFKGYDSMTDIQVLSPMKKSLIGVISLNQALQKALNPPSQYKNEYEFRNVIFREGDKVMQIKNNYTTPWSIFDSSGRLLEEDLGIFNGDEGIIKTINLKTEYMTVLFDDSKTVKYPFSQLDELDLGYAATIHKSQGSEYKAVIIPVHSGPALLLNRNLIYTGVTRAKEMVILVGTEEAIKKMVDNNKEINRYSSLDLKIKKFSNLLTKEVKE; this is translated from the coding sequence ATGGATAATAATACTAGATTAGAAGGAGAAGTCGACAGCTTAATCTATCAAAATGAAGATAACGGCTACTGTGTTTTTTCCGTAATCAACCAAGAAGACGGTGACGAAATCGTATGCACCGCCAATATTTCCAGCATAAGCCCGGGAGAGACCGTGGTTCTTTTAGGCTCTTACGTAAACCACCCTTCCTACGGAAGGCAGTTTAACGTACAAAGCTTTGAAACCAGTGTTCCCGTGACCCTTCAAGGCATGCAGAAATATCTTGGAAGCGGTGCCATCAAAGGCATCGGTGAAAGAATGGCAGAAAGAATAATATCAAAGTTCGGCGAAGAAAGCTTTGACATTATCGAAAGCCACCCTGAAAGACTTTCCGAAATAAAGGGAATTTCTTTAAAAAGGGCTCAGGAAATAAGCTCCTTATTCCATGAAAAGGCTAATGAACGTATGATTATGGCCTTTTTGCAGTCTTACGGTGTGTCCCCTTCTCTTTCAACAAAAATATATAAAAAATACGGTCCTAAAACCGCTGAAATCGTAAAAAGAAACCCTTACCGCCTTTCTGAAGAAATCCCCGGAATAGGCTTTAAAACCGTGGACACCATTGCCGGCAAATTAGGGGTGGATTTTGCAAGCGTCTACAGAATCAAATCCGGCATCAGCTACTGCCTCTCCTTAGGCGCATTAAACGGCCATACCTATTTACCGAAGGACGAGCTTCTTTCCCTTTCCTGTGAGCTTTTAGGGGTTCCAAGGGAATCAGCCGAAAATGCCCTGATTGAAATGCAGGTGGAAAAGTCCATCATTCAGGCTAATCTTTCTGATGGCATCGGCGTATTTTTAAACAGCTTTTTCTATGCGGAAAATTATGTAGCCAAAAAGCTTTTGGAAATATCCTCCCATGGAATAGAAAAACCTGAAAACGTCTTTGACGAAATAGAAGAATTGGAAGAAACCCTTGGGATAACGCTTGCAAGAAACCAAAAATACGCCGTATCCGAAGCCATGACGGGAGGCGTTCTTGTTATAACAGGAGGCCCCGGAACAGGTAAAACCACAACATTAAACGCCATTATCGCCCTTTTAAAAAAGCGGGGGCTTGAAATAGAGCTTTGCGCCCCTACGGGAAGAGCTGCCAAAAGAATGTCGGAGGCCACAGGGGAGCCTGCAAAAACTATACATAGGCTTTTAGAGGTGAAATTTCTTTCAGACGACTCCAGAAGGCAGAACTTTGAAAGAAACGAAGATAATCCCATAGAAGCAGACGTCGTAATTATAGATGAAAGCTCTATGGTTGATATTATGCTGATGTTCAGCCTCCTTCGGGCATTAGACCCTGCGACAAGCCTGATTCTCGTAGGGGATGCCGACCAGCTTCCTTCCGTAGGGCCCGGCAATGTCTTAAAAGACATTATTGCAAGCGGCTCCATAAAAACCATACGCCTTGACGAAATTTTCCGCCAGGCCCAGAAAAGCCATATTGTAATGAACGCCCACAGAATAAATAAAGGGGAATACCCTGTTTTAAACGCCGATGACAGCGATTTCTTCCTTGTAAGAAGAAACACTATGCCTGAGGTGGAATTTACAATCATTGACCTGATTAAAAAAAGGCTTCCTAATTTTAAAGGCTATGACTCCATGACAGATATTCAAGTTCTAAGCCCCATGAAAAAGTCTTTAATCGGCGTCATAAGCCTGAATCAGGCATTGCAGAAGGCCCTGAATCCCCCTTCCCAATATAAAAATGAATATGAGTTTAGAAACGTAATATTTCGTGAAGGGGATAAGGTAATGCAGATAAAAAACAATTACACTACCCCTTGGAGTATTTTCGATTCTTCGGGAAGGCTTCTTGAAGAAGATTTAGGCATTTTTAACGGCGATGAGGGCATTATTAAAACTATTAATTTAAAAACCGAGTATATGACCGTGCTTTTTGATGACAGCAAAACCGTCAAATATCCTTTCAGCCAGCTTGATGAGCTTGATTTAGGCTATGCGGCAACCATTCATAAATCCCAGGGAAGCGAATATAAAGCGGTAATCATTCCCGTTCACAGCGGCCCCGCTCTTTTGCTTAATAGGAATTTAATATACACGGGAGTTACACGGGCAAAAGAAATGGTCATTCTCGTAGGAACAGAAGAAGCAATTAAAAAAATGGTAGATAACAATAAAGAAATCAACAGATATTCTTCCCTTGATTTAAAAATCAAGAAATTCAGCAATCTTCTGACTAAAGAGGTTAAAGAGTGA
- a CDS encoding ComF family protein, with product MVKEFVKWLYPDKCASCGNLMDIHKNEWLCRNCKDAFTEISGPVCKKCGAFYCCCPKGKSFYFNKNISFFLYDENMRKAIHNFKYGKKLSQGRALGKLMADSLIKANIDLKDYDYILPVPIHKERLRERGFNQSEILAMEISEKTKIPLNTKIVKRIKDTIPQSTLSYEGRVRNVKNSFKISKANYVCNRNIILIDDIFTTGSTVDAVSKALKEEGASKILSLTLSIAEKHS from the coding sequence ATGGTGAAGGAATTTGTAAAATGGCTTTATCCCGATAAATGCGCTTCCTGCGGAAATCTTATGGATATTCATAAAAATGAATGGCTCTGCCGTAACTGCAAAGATGCCTTTACTGAAATTTCCGGCCCTGTATGTAAAAAATGCGGGGCCTTTTATTGCTGCTGCCCTAAAGGCAAAAGCTTTTATTTTAATAAAAATATATCCTTTTTTCTTTATGATGAAAACATGAGAAAAGCTATCCATAATTTTAAATACGGTAAAAAACTCAGTCAAGGCAGGGCCTTAGGGAAGCTTATGGCAGATTCCTTAATAAAAGCAAATATTGATTTAAAGGATTATGATTATATCCTTCCTGTGCCTATCCATAAAGAAAGGCTTCGGGAAAGAGGCTTTAACCAGTCTGAAATACTGGCTATGGAAATTTCAGAAAAGACAAAAATACCCTTAAACACTAAAATTGTAAAAAGAATAAAGGATACCATCCCTCAAAGCACCTTATCTTATGAGGGAAGGGTAAGAAATGTAAAAAACTCCTTTAAGATATCAAAAGCCAACTATGTCTGCAATAGGAATATCATCCTTATTGATGATATTTTTACAACTGGAAGCACTGTAGACGCCGTAAGCAAAGCCCTTAAAGAAGAGGGTGCCTCTAAAATCCTGTCTCTTACCCTTTCCATAGCAGAAAAGCATTCCTAA
- the flgM gene encoding flagellar biosynthesis anti-sigma factor FlgM has translation MSNMRISNILNSYEVSAVGKKGQLNRMTRAEEKKDMVALSNQAKDYHTALKAVKAVPDIRENIVSEIKQKIDSGNYHVSSSDIADKLLKDL, from the coding sequence ATGAGCAATATGAGAATTTCCAATATTTTAAATTCATATGAAGTATCTGCCGTAGGCAAAAAAGGCCAGCTTAACAGAATGACAAGAGCTGAGGAGAAAAAGGATATGGTTGCCCTGTCGAACCAAGCAAAGGATTATCATACCGCCTTAAAAGCTGTTAAGGCGGTTCCAGATATTAGAGAAAACATAGTTTCCGAGATTAAACAAAAAATTGACTCGGGAAATTATCATGTAAGCTCCTCAGATATAGCTGATAAGCTCCTTAAAGATTTGTAA
- a CDS encoding flagellar protein FlgN, whose product MAGLINELIEILNKQALAYEELLILSTEKKSVIINNDIDALQKITIVENKIVSRSQKLEEKRLELMKDISSVLNRKNEELTLSLLEALMEGQDEAPLISEVRTKLKDTVTKLKEANDLNTQLIEGSLEYIEFTMNLVRSDLDEGPSYYNQGKKIIDGEKGFFDAKQ is encoded by the coding sequence TTGGCCGGCTTAATAAACGAATTAATCGAAATACTAAATAAACAGGCTTTGGCCTATGAAGAACTTCTGATATTGTCTACTGAGAAAAAGAGCGTCATTATCAATAACGATATTGACGCTCTTCAAAAAATAACCATAGTTGAAAATAAGATTGTATCCCGAAGCCAAAAGCTTGAAGAAAAAAGGCTTGAGCTTATGAAAGATATCTCAAGCGTATTAAACCGCAAAAATGAAGAGCTTACCCTTTCCTTGCTTGAAGCCCTTATGGAAGGGCAAGATGAGGCTCCGCTTATTTCAGAGGTAAGAACAAAGCTTAAGGATACGGTTACAAAGCTTAAAGAAGCAAACGATTTGAATACCCAGCTTATAGAAGGCTCTCTTGAATATATCGAATTTACTATGAATCTTGTACGCTCCGACTTGGACGAAGGGCCTTCTTATTATAATCAAGGAAAAAAGATTATCGATGGGGAAAAAGGCTTTTTTGATGCGAAGCAATAG
- the flgK gene encoding flagellar hook-associated protein FlgK yields the protein MNRGFNTIVSGLNAARTGLYVTGHNMANTGTVGYVRQQALTHDFLYQSISAGKQIGLGVDVTAIRQIRNEYLDISYRTEVGRANFYNIQYAVGNEIETILGELESTYRSQTVLQDMKDALSELSTYPSGLETRGNFVSTATSFITKMNNIYTRLRNEQYNLNEDIKDAVKVINQLTTKINELNIKIANSEASGQRANDFRDERNNAIDELAKYIKIEYKENAKGIVEITTNGQELVVNGFVNHIGLRYTAANSSFVEPVFTTKSEILDYDHTYENAKSVFNFTGIVGSEYGNDYGQLYSLLCARGLLPVNYNTMNSENPYSFNPNWAYNNKDNVPVITSIPGFSPSATAPNLADYTNYSDFINDYNAYMTELETYLTDVKADPNYISLDANNPEKIAFDKFYAAFEEEKAHALTENKVSAYVNAMNYAYPPMAAINNIGSSLDILDLSTLPSPAYDTLKGEIEAAKAAITTSMPDSADYPKGVYDPNYIQDCQDYIKNELIPYIEKMEALFNAPGIEGDWEDYNKELANLKIFKENVVAFNSDLNRLSGELANGPVNKRIANFNATQCTIPRTLRQLDLFFNYTVKLINEELSKGYDLYGNQSQTKIFTTIDGSSVFTLGNVQINPDIVSPEGYNLLCLGDGSGIDSDKYIVSLIDKWSMEGLSIDGSYKMNIEEAYRYVVNDIGVRANKSLSFLNSQTGLVENIDSKRSQVSGVSLDEEMKNMMIYQHAFNAASRVINVIDSMIDKLVNGTGRVGL from the coding sequence ATGAACAGAGGATTTAATACGATCGTAAGCGGGCTTAACGCCGCAAGAACAGGGCTTTATGTCACAGGCCATAATATGGCAAATACCGGAACTGTAGGCTATGTCCGCCAGCAGGCCCTTACCCATGACTTTTTATATCAAAGCATATCGGCAGGAAAACAAATCGGTCTTGGTGTGGATGTAACCGCCATAAGACAAATCCGAAACGAATATCTTGACATCAGCTATAGAACAGAAGTGGGCAGGGCAAATTTTTATAATATACAATACGCTGTAGGAAATGAAATAGAGACGATACTCGGTGAACTTGAAAGCACCTACAGAAGCCAGACTGTGCTTCAAGATATGAAAGACGCTTTAAGCGAGCTTTCCACTTATCCTTCCGGTCTTGAAACGAGAGGAAATTTCGTTTCAACGGCCACCTCTTTCATAACAAAAATGAATAATATTTATACAAGGCTTAGAAACGAGCAATATAATCTCAATGAAGATATTAAAGACGCAGTAAAAGTAATTAACCAGCTTACAACGAAAATAAACGAGCTTAATATAAAAATAGCCAACAGTGAAGCGTCCGGCCAGCGGGCTAATGACTTCCGTGACGAAAGAAATAACGCTATTGATGAGCTTGCCAAATATATAAAAATAGAATATAAAGAAAATGCCAAGGGCATTGTTGAAATAACCACAAATGGTCAGGAGCTTGTGGTTAACGGCTTCGTAAACCATATAGGCTTACGGTATACCGCCGCCAATTCCTCCTTTGTGGAGCCTGTTTTCACCACAAAATCCGAAATATTAGACTATGACCATACCTATGAAAATGCAAAATCCGTATTTAATTTTACAGGCATCGTAGGAAGCGAATACGGCAATGATTATGGCCAGCTTTACTCTCTTTTATGCGCCAGAGGCCTTTTGCCTGTCAATTATAATACGATGAACAGTGAGAACCCTTATAGTTTTAATCCCAATTGGGCCTATAATAATAAAGATAATGTTCCTGTAATAACATCTATTCCGGGTTTTTCTCCGTCAGCTACGGCCCCAAATTTAGCAGATTATACGAATTACAGTGATTTTATAAATGATTATAATGCTTATATGACAGAGCTTGAAACATATCTTACAGATGTTAAAGCCGACCCTAATTATATCAGCCTAGATGCAAATAATCCTGAAAAAATAGCCTTTGATAAATTTTATGCGGCCTTTGAAGAAGAAAAAGCTCATGCGCTTACAGAAAACAAGGTTAGTGCCTATGTAAATGCCATGAACTATGCTTATCCGCCTATGGCGGCTATCAATAACATTGGCAGTTCTCTCGATATCTTAGATTTAAGCACTCTTCCGTCGCCGGCATATGATACCTTAAAAGGAGAAATTGAGGCTGCTAAAGCTGCCATAACTACTTCTATGCCAGACTCTGCCGACTATCCTAAGGGCGTCTATGACCCTAATTACATACAGGATTGCCAGGATTATATAAAGAATGAGCTTATACCTTATATAGAAAAAATGGAAGCCCTTTTTAATGCACCGGGGATAGAGGGCGACTGGGAAGACTATAATAAAGAGCTTGCTAATTTAAAGATTTTTAAAGAAAATGTAGTTGCTTTTAATTCCGATCTGAATCGGCTTAGCGGAGAGCTTGCCAATGGCCCTGTGAATAAGCGAATAGCCAATTTTAACGCAACCCAGTGTACCATTCCGAGAACATTAAGGCAGCTGGATTTATTCTTTAACTATACGGTTAAGCTGATTAACGAAGAGCTTTCAAAAGGATATGACTTATACGGAAATCAGTCTCAGACAAAAATATTTACAACCATAGACGGCTCTTCCGTATTCACTTTAGGGAACGTTCAGATAAACCCTGATATTGTAAGCCCCGAAGGCTATAATCTTCTTTGCTTAGGTGACGGAAGCGGCATAGACAGCGATAAATACATTGTTTCTCTGATTGATAAATGGAGTATGGAAGGCCTTTCCATAGACGGTTCCTATAAAATGAATATTGAAGAAGCCTACCGATACGTTGTAAACGATATCGGTGTAAGAGCAAATAAGTCTCTGAGCTTTTTAAACAGCCAGACAGGCCTTGTAGAAAACATAGACAGCAAGCGTTCTCAGGTTTCCGGCGTATCTCTTGACGAAGAAATGAAAAACATGATGATTTATCAGCATGCATTTAACGCCGCCTCAAGAGTGATAAATGTAATAGACTCCATGATAGATAAACTTGTAAACGGAACGGGCCGCGTCGGCTTATAG
- the flgK gene encoding flagellar hook-associated protein FlgK: MKSSFFEFHVASSALFTAKSALQTVGHNISNNTTKGYSRQYVEQRATTPLATYNSKGMVGTGSEVYGIGQVRSFYLDQKYWNERGVMGEYSSKGAQLSLMESIFNEFASTSTSGNFDSFFATLQDLSTNTPDATYRNNILKSAESLATFINSTASSLKKQQLDVNSELATLVSIINNLGEQIANLNEKISKYEIDGSRANDLRDQRALLVDELSLYVNVDVKEEEFNQDYAAGKFPNPEDRGKSDKRYSILINGYEFVNNWDCNGINVVERKPGEERNKMDAEGLYDIVFDNGVSFNLYSPTLKGELKGLIDIRDGNNGATEGAHGTLTQTHNYKGIPHYLNKLNKLVQVFARAINEGLDYKGEKIPDIAGHNQGYDKNGNLGDALFTYTKSNGEDATIADLNSGNSYEELTAFNFKVSSKILSDPYLLACSSEANSGESNNEIILGFANLGNYASLFREGKILDYVTGITGELGIDAKQAKNFTSNYKDVTTSIDNQRMQVSGVSLNEEVLSMVQYQQQFVAASKFMSVINEIYDNVINKMGV, encoded by the coding sequence ATGAAATCTTCTTTTTTTGAATTCCATGTAGCGTCAAGCGCATTATTTACAGCGAAATCCGCCCTTCAAACCGTAGGGCACAATATATCAAACAATACGACAAAGGGATATTCCAGGCAGTATGTGGAGCAAAGAGCCACTACCCCTTTGGCTACTTATAATTCAAAAGGCATGGTGGGCACAGGAAGCGAGGTATACGGCATCGGTCAGGTAAGAAGCTTTTATCTTGACCAGAAATACTGGAATGAAAGAGGCGTTATGGGAGAATACAGCTCCAAAGGCGCTCAATTAAGCCTTATGGAATCCATATTTAATGAATTTGCATCAACCAGCACCTCTGGAAACTTTGACAGCTTCTTTGCTACCCTTCAGGATTTAAGCACCAATACCCCTGATGCTACCTATAGAAACAATATATTAAAATCTGCCGAATCCCTTGCAACATTCATAAACTCAACTGCTTCAAGCCTTAAAAAGCAACAGCTTGATGTAAATTCTGAATTGGCTACTCTTGTTTCCATAATCAATAATTTAGGAGAGCAGATTGCAAACCTTAACGAAAAAATAAGCAAATATGAAATAGACGGCTCCAGAGCCAATGATTTACGGGACCAGAGGGCCCTTCTTGTAGACGAGCTTAGCCTATATGTCAATGTGGACGTAAAGGAAGAAGAATTTAACCAAGACTATGCCGCAGGTAAATTTCCAAACCCCGAAGACAGGGGGAAAAGCGATAAACGCTATTCTATCCTTATAAACGGTTATGAATTTGTGAATAATTGGGACTGCAACGGTATCAACGTCGTTGAAAGAAAGCCCGGTGAAGAAAGAAATAAAATGGACGCAGAAGGCCTTTACGACATTGTATTTGATAACGGCGTTTCCTTTAATCTTTACTCCCCTACTTTAAAGGGAGAACTCAAAGGCCTTATTGATATAAGAGACGGAAATAACGGCGCCACGGAAGGGGCCCATGGCACCTTAACCCAAACGCATAATTATAAAGGAATTCCTCATTATCTTAATAAGCTGAATAAGCTTGTACAGGTTTTTGCAAGGGCCATAAACGAAGGCCTTGACTATAAGGGTGAGAAGATTCCCGATATTGCAGGCCATAATCAGGGCTATGATAAAAACGGCAATTTAGGCGATGCCTTATTTACATATACGAAAAGTAACGGTGAAGACGCCACGATTGCAGACCTTAATTCAGGAAATTCCTATGAAGAGCTTACTGCCTTTAATTTCAAAGTAAGCTCTAAAATACTCAGTGATCCTTATCTCCTTGCCTGCTCCAGCGAAGCAAATTCGGGAGAATCAAATAATGAAATCATCCTTGGCTTTGCAAACCTTGGCAATTATGCTTCTTTGTTCAGAGAAGGAAAAATCTTAGACTATGTAACAGGAATTACCGGTGAGCTTGGCATAGACGCAAAGCAGGCCAAAAACTTTACTTCAAACTATAAAGATGTAACCACCAGCATAGATAACCAAAGAATGCAGGTTTCCGGCGTAAGCTTAAATGAAGAGGTCCTTTCAATGGTCCAGTACCAGCAGCAATTTGTCGCCGCCTCGAAGTTTATGTCTGTGATAAACGAAATATACGACAACGTCATAAACAAGATGGGCGTGTAA
- the flgL gene encoding flagellar hook-associated protein FlgL produces the protein MRITNSMMSNQMLLNINRNATSVNTLYNRWASTKQYQFPSENPIVASRILKFRTTLAENQQYQKNAAQGLSWMEVTEDGYTECISILKKIRELVSQGDGAETAEDKQKLATQIESLTEQLGIAMNKSYAGRYLFSGYRTDEPGTLLKDDPTLTYTNIKQSFTGSDIENTRALEKDSVNNTFSAKDVSIIKLPYKNVTFDSVTIDGVSLNLPGDIEIKSSTDDSAYSPGPDDIYYIQDTGELVLGTNVAKLKNLDVSYSKTGFEKGELNPKVYFECTDKDGKTYTMDSQNIEYEFGVGTRFPINSLAKDAFTSKMYSDLINFCDTVSKVKISEISDVIADLKAKDPDLSDEDARLKALDFIDNEKKEAQAMLGSRFSNMLTIVDNHASALSKSHTDLGTRMDRLEMIQTRLEQDEESFKKLLSENEDADLIETAMLLSNAEAAYQAAMQIGMNIMQVSLVNFL, from the coding sequence ATGCGTATAACAAATTCAATGATGTCAAACCAGATGCTCCTTAATATCAACAGGAACGCAACATCTGTAAATACCCTTTACAACAGGTGGGCTTCCACCAAGCAATATCAATTTCCGTCGGAAAACCCCATTGTAGCAAGCAGAATACTTAAATTCAGAACGACCCTCGCCGAAAATCAGCAATATCAGAAAAATGCGGCTCAAGGCCTTTCATGGATGGAAGTTACGGAAGACGGCTATACTGAATGCATATCCATACTTAAGAAAATAAGAGAACTTGTATCTCAGGGCGACGGCGCAGAAACAGCGGAGGACAAACAAAAGCTTGCTACCCAGATAGAATCTCTTACGGAACAGCTCGGCATCGCCATGAATAAAAGCTATGCGGGAAGGTATCTTTTCTCCGGCTACAGAACTGATGAGCCGGGAACCCTTCTTAAGGATGACCCTACTCTTACATATACAAATATCAAACAATCCTTTACAGGTTCTGATATTGAAAATACACGGGCCTTGGAAAAGGACTCTGTAAATAATACCTTTTCGGCTAAAGATGTCAGCATCATAAAGCTGCCCTATAAAAATGTGACCTTTGACAGTGTTACGATAGACGGAGTGTCTTTGAATCTTCCCGGTGACATAGAAATAAAAAGCTCCACCGATGACAGCGCCTATTCTCCCGGGCCAGACGATATATATTACATTCAGGATACAGGAGAGCTTGTTCTTGGAACCAATGTGGCCAAGCTTAAAAACCTTGACGTATCCTATTCAAAAACAGGCTTTGAAAAAGGTGAGCTTAATCCCAAGGTTTATTTTGAATGCACCGATAAAGACGGAAAAACCTACACAATGGATAGCCAGAATATCGAATATGAATTTGGTGTGGGAACCCGTTTTCCTATCAATTCCCTTGCCAAGGATGCTTTTACTTCTAAGATGTATTCCGACCTTATAAATTTCTGCGATACGGTTTCAAAGGTTAAAATATCGGAAATTTCCGATGTAATAGCAGACCTTAAGGCAAAGGACCCTGACCTTTCGGACGAAGATGCAAGGCTTAAAGCCCTTGACTTTATTGATAACGAAAAAAAGGAAGCTCAGGCAATGCTCGGAAGCCGTTTTTCCAATATGCTTACAATAGTTGATAATCACGCTTCCGCTCTCTCAAAATCTCATACGGATTTAGGCACAAGAATGGACAGGCTGGAGATGATACAGACAAGACTTGAGCAAGACGAAGAAAGCTTTAAAAAACTTCTTTCCGAAAATGAAGATGCCGATCTCATTGAAACAGCCATGCTTTTAAGCAATGCCGAAGCTGCTTATCAGGCGGCAATGCAGATAGGAATGAACATTATGCAGGTTTCTCTGGTTAATTTCCTTTAA
- the fliW gene encoding flagellar assembly protein FliW, translated as MELTTRLFGKINVDESKIIVFENGLPGFPDNKKFMIINDAESPDNVFSWLQSIEDGMLSFIILDTLRVLKDYNPLVEAEALEPLGEFNIEDLLIYNIAAVPGDINKMTINLKAPVIINPKTQKGKQVIVNNEEYPIRYNIINDIKSGR; from the coding sequence ATGGAACTTACAACACGGCTTTTCGGTAAAATTAATGTAGATGAATCTAAAATCATTGTATTCGAAAATGGTCTGCCGGGCTTTCCCGACAATAAAAAATTTATGATAATAAACGATGCCGAATCCCCAGATAATGTTTTCTCTTGGCTCCAATCCATAGAAGACGGCATGCTCTCTTTTATTATCCTTGATACTTTAAGGGTACTTAAAGATTATAATCCTCTCGTTGAAGCGGAAGCTTTAGAACCTTTAGGAGAATTTAATATCGAAGACCTGCTGATATATAATATTGCGGCAGTTCCCGGGGATATTAATAAAATGACTATTAATTTAAAGGCCCCTGTTATAATTAACCCCAAAACCCAAAAGGGCAAGCAAGTCATCGTAAACAATGAAGAATATCCCATTCGTTATAATATAATAAACGATATAAAATCAGGCAGGTGA
- the csrA gene encoding carbon storage regulator CsrA has translation MLALTRKKGESIIIGDNIEVVILGIQGDQVKLGIEAPKSISVHRHEIYRQIQEANKDSAVNTDMDLIKDLFKNKE, from the coding sequence ATGCTGGCATTAACCAGGAAAAAAGGCGAATCTATAATAATCGGCGATAATATAGAAGTTGTTATTTTAGGAATACAAGGTGATCAGGTAAAACTCGGCATTGAAGCACCTAAATCCATCTCCGTCCACAGACATGAAATATATCGGCAAATTCAGGAGGCCAATAAAGACTCTGCCGTAAATACCGATATGGACTTAATAAAGGATTTGTTTAAAAATAAAGAATAG